CGTGTAGCTCCAGGCTCCGTCCGAATTGATTCGAACGATGTTTGTGTGGCGGACAGGTCTTATTGTAATCATTGCAATGGCCCTGATGGCTGCGTCGATTGCGGCGGGGCGCCGCGGTTCACTTCGGGAAGTTGCCCGTCGACTCGTGCAACTGCCCGTGCTGTCAGGCGATTGGAATTTTGTGAAGGATTCTGAATCTCCTGCAGCCTGCCTCTCCCTATTCGCCGGTGATCGCCATTTATCCGGCGGACTTGCAGACGAACACACGACAAACCGGGATTGTCTGATTATTGTCTGATATCGGGACGTTTCTTCTGTCGTCGAAGGGCAATTCCAATGGCTGGAAAAGTTTCCCGTTGCAGAGACCTTCACTGTGCAAATTCCCGGACGATCGGCAGGGACAAAACCCGCTGGGGGACTTCCGGAAACCGGGAAAAAATCGTCCGGATCAGGGCAACAAACGGCCATACCGAGGGCTTTCCCGAAGACGTCCCCGGCGCCGCTTCTGTCGATCGGAGCGCCGTCGGCATTTCTTTCGGAGCCAGCAAACTCATGAACCGGACAGCGCTGCTGATTCTGTGGATCCTGCTGTTCATCGGCGGTCAAAGCCTGAGGGCTGATGAGCCGCTGCCAGGGCTTGATGATTATGTGGTTTCGGTAATGCAGGAGCGGCAGGTGCCGGGAGTCGGCATCGCCATCGTGAAGGACGGCGGCGTGCTGCATTCGAAGGGGTACGGAACGACGCGAATCGACGGCGGTGAGCCTGTGACATCCGCGACACCGTTCCCAGTGGCGTCCATCACCAAAAATTTCACCGCCACGGCGCTCGCCATTCTTGTCGACGAAGAGAAGATTGCCTGGGACGACCCGGTTGTCAGCCATCTGCCGGAACTGAGGTTCTGCGACGACTATCGAACACAGCACACGACGATTCGCGATCTGGTCTGCCACCGCACGGGTTTGCAGCGCGGAGATCTGTTGCCGTGCCGCAATGACGTTCCCGCTGCGGAGATCGTTCGCCGCATTCGCTACCTGCAGCCCGAAAGCGGATTTCGCGAAACAGTGACTTACAACAACCTGGCGTATTACGCGCTGGGGGAACTGATCGGCCGCGTTTCCGGAACGTCGTGGGAATTGTTCGTTTCAGAACGTGTGCTGAAGCCTCTGGACATGCAGCAGACGTCGACATCGCTGCAGGCGCCCGACGGCGAACCTGCCACTTTCATCCACCAGTTCATCGATGGCGAAACGCGAGCCGTTCAACTTTCCAGCCCGCGAACCAAAATTCCGTCGCCGGCCGGGTCCATTCGTTCGACAGCCGACGACATGGCGAAGTGGATGCTGGCCGCAATGACGGCCGGTGACAATCAGGCCGCTTTGCTGACGGCTAAGACTCGCCGCTATATGCAGACGATTCACGCCTCAATTCCGGTGACATGGAAGACAGACGGCAATCCGTTTGCGGCTGACTTCTACGGATTCGGACTCGGATGGGAGGTCATGAACTATCGCGGTCGGAAACTCTGCTTTCACAGCGGCTCAACAGGAACCGTCTGCGCCGTCATGCCGGACGAGGGAATCGGCGTGACGATTCTGACAACGAAGGAATGGTCGCAGCTTCCCGGCATGTTGATGTACGACGTGCTTGATGCGCTGCTCGACGGTCCGAATGCGACCTGGGATCAGGAACACTGGGCGTTCTGGAAGAAGGCCGAAACCAACCCCGACACGACTCGTCAGCGGAATCTGAAGGAAGCCGAAGAAAGCCGCGATCCCAAACGAGAACCGGAACTGGTGCCTGCGAAGTTCGCAGGACAATACGCCTGCGATTTGCTGGGGGATCTGCGGATCACGGAAGTGGATGGTCGTCTGCTGCTGACATTATGAAAAAACGACGCCTGGCAGCTGGATCACTGGAGCGGCAACACGTTCTACGTGCGTCACCCGGTCGAGAACTTCCCGCATGACGACTGGCTGGTGGAGTTCCACGTCGACGAAGGCTGGCCGGCGTCGGCGTCAATCAGGCGACTCGGATGGGACGAAGCGATACCGCTTTTCGAACGTGTGCATTCCGGCGCGGACGAGACCCGCGTTCAGGATGCGAGCTGTCCTAATCGCGGGAGTCCGGCGCCAAATGCCCCGGACATGCCGACAGCCGACGAACTCAGCGCTCCGCCTGAATGAACGCCGCGAGGGCTGTCATTCAGGAAGCGTCGAATTCGTCGGCGAAAAAGCAGATCTCGGCTGCTGCGACTGACTGCTGTTTGCCGGACCGGATGACGTCGATCCTGCACAGCCGGCAGATACCGAGGAAGGAAAATCCGCTGCGAGGCGCGTCAGATGACGCCGCCATGCACGCGGTAAGGTGTCGCCAGGTCAGGCAGTTCCAAACCCCAGATTCGTTCCCACGTTTCGGGGATGTGCCGCAGGCTTTCTGACGAATAGATCAACTGCCGTGCTCGCACGTCAGGATTTGGCGACCAGATGGGCAAGGCGCAACCGACGTTGGTTACCGTCGAGGCCAGCAACAGACCAGCAAGCAGACGTCTTCGCAGCTTCATCATCGCGTCCTTCCCTGGACTTCGGCTCGGCAATCGTCGTCGCTGCCGATGTCGAATCTTTCAGAACTCAAATCCACGTTGTGAGTCATCGCGGCAATGCGGCTTGCAACCGTTTTCGCCGGATTTGGCAGGCCACCGAGACTGGTGCCCGAAACTCGGAAGCACCAGTTGATTCAGTGTCTTGCCGACGCCCGGAAGTTCCAGGCGCCGTTTTCAAAACCCTGTCAGGCGACGACTCAACGGGAAATCATGATCTGAGGGGACACGCGGTCGGCTGTTCAACTGCCGTAACTTCCGACTCCCGTGTCACTTCCGCGCGGACGCGGCGGACTGGAGCCGGAGAACGCAACGGCTCCCGGTCCGTTGTGACTGGCAGCCGGAATCCCGCCGGATGCGGGAGGAGTGCTCGAGGTCAGGCGACTGGACCGCTCGCGAGCCTGCGTGGCCTCGGCAGCGGCTTTTTCCCGAGCGTTCTCGGCTTCTTCGAGCAGGCGGACTCGTTCTTCCATTTCCTTGCCCGGTTTGAATGTAACCACAAATTTGGCGGGGACTTCCACCTGCCCGCCGGTTCGGGGATTGCGTGCCTTTCGAGCGGCTCGTTTCTTGACCTCGAAGACGCCAAAGTTCCGCAGCTCGATACGACGATCTTCGACCAGCGTTTCGACGATCGCATCGAACGTCTTCTGAACAATCTCTTTGGTCTTCAGTTGCGTCAGTCCAAGCTCTTCCGAAATCGCTTTGACAATCTCTTTCTTGGTCACGAAAACCGTCCCCCGAGAAAGGTGCTACCTGCTGTCCACGGCAAAGCTGGATGCGTCAGACATCTGCAACCCGTAAACCAGTTCAAATCAGCCCCGGACCGGACCGGCAGACGACGCAGCCGGAAACGGTCATGGTGACTCAACTGTATAATTGCAAAAGACTTACTGTCAAGACACTTCCCCGGCGGGGCAGCGCTGACAGGCGTACGGAGTCCCTGACTGGCGGTTTCCAGGCGGTTCCCGTCGGATCATGATTTCACGTTGAGTTGTCAAAGAACAGGTGCTGACGCGGCTTCAAACCGGTCAACATCAGACTTATCGACGCCTCACAACCCGAGTCTTAGAAAAAATCGGCACAATCGCGCCAGATTCCAGGGTCGCCGCAGACTGACTGCCGCGCTGTCAGGGCAAAATCCGGGCTCCCTCAGGACGTCAACTGGACATCAGGCCAGTTTGCCGCGACTCTGCCGATCAGGCGGTGTCTGCCGCGATCGGCACCGGCAAAATTCGCTGAATTCGACAAACGTCCACACTGGCACAGGCGTAACCACGTTATGCCGTACCCTTCGTGGCCTGCGGCCCGCGGGTTTATTGCGTTCGCAGCAGCCCGTCGCCGCAAAAGTGGTGAAGCGGAATGCGGTCGCCGGGACAGGCAGCCTTTCGATCGTCACCGCTGAATGCAGTTTTCATCTCAGCCCCAATAGTCTTGAAGCCAACGACATGCAGAGCCAGGAAAACGTCATTGAGATTCGAAATCTGACGAAGGTCTATCGCGATTTCTGGGGCCGAAAGAAGGTGGAGGCCGTCAAAAGCCTGAGCCTGGACGTCAAACGTGGTGAGGTCTTCGGATTGCTGGGACCCAACGGTTCCGGGAAGACCACCACGATCAAAATGCTGCTGGGACTGCTGTTTCCCACGTCCGGCGACATTCGCATTCTGGGCAAGAGTGCTTCCGACGTGGAAAAGAACGAACGGATCGGTTACCTGCCCGAAGAATCCTATCTGTACCGCTTTCTGAACGCTGACGAAACGCTCGATTTCTACGGTCGGCTGTTCAAGATGTCCGGTGCCGAACGAGCGTCGCGGTCTGATGAGCTGATTAAGCTGGTCGGACTCGACAAGGCCCGCCGCCGTCAGTTGAAAGAGTATTCCAAGGGGATGACTCGCCGTATCGGCCTGGCTCAGGCACTCATCAACAACCCGGAACTGGTTCTGCTGGACGAACCCACAAGCGGCCTGGACCCGATCGGCACACGAGAAATGAAGGACCTGATCCTGAAGCTGCGGGATCAGGGCAAGACTGTCGTCCTGTGCAGCCATCAACTGGCCGACGTCCAGGACGTCAGTGACCGCATCGCCATTCTGTTCCAGGGCGAACTCAAGGTACTCAGCGATGTGACCAGTCTGCTGGAACTGCGGGACGAAACCGAAATTCGCACCAGCAGTCTGAGCGACGAAGCGATCGCGGAAGTGCAGGCGGTGCTGGCAAAGCACAACGCGTCCGAAGCTGCCATCCGCCGGCCGCGAGCGGACCTGGAGCAGCTCTTCCTGAGAACCGTTCGGGAAAGTGGCGAACGCCCCGGCCGCCGGTTTACTGCGGAGGAAATGAGCGCCTCTGGAGGTGCCCCGCAGGAAGAGGTCGCCGCCGGTTCGGACAGCAGGAAGTCCTGAAACACAAGCCGGCTTTCGCTGGCCGCCGCCCACGCGTTTTGCAAATGGCCGATTTGGCCGCGTGAAATGAAATCTTCCGGGATTGCTAACCACCCTCACGAACTCAAGTACTGACCAACCATGGATTTCAATCCGACACCCTTTGATTTCCCGGCGGGACTTGCCATCTGGGCTTTGGTCAACATCGTGGCCCTGGCGGTGGTCCTGTATGTCTGCCTGATTGTCGCGTTTTCCAGAACTGACAACCAACTGCGGTCGCTGGTCTTGATCGGTATGGCGACAGGGGCTGCTCTGCTGGCGGGCCCGCTGCACTTCCTTTGGGAGCCGATCGCCAGGCAGGCACCGGCGCTGATCAATCAGGATAAGTCGCTGACAGCCATCGTGATTGCCGGAGTGGTCTGCCTGGGAGTTCTGGCGGCGACGTGTACCGGTCGCGGGCGTCGAGGCGTGCGGCTGCTGGGTCGTGGTATCAAATCACTGGTGGACGACGTCCGGTCGGTGTCTCCGCGGCGCGTGTTCGCGATGGCAGGACTGACGGTTCGCGAAGCTCTGCGACGAAAAGCCCTTCTGGTGTTCGTCGTCTTCGCGATGCTGCTGATGTTTGCCGGCTGGTTTCTGACCGGCGGTGTCGGCAAAGAGGACATGCAGGTCAACGTTCACATTACCTTCGTGCTGACGACGATTTCCTGGCTGATCCTGCCGGTGGTCATGTTTCTCAGTTGCTGGGGAATTCCGGAAGACATCCGATTAAGGTCGCTGCACACGGTGGTGACCAAACCGACCCGGCGCGTGGAAGTCGTGCTGGGACGTATGCTGGGATTCGGTTCGGTATCGGTGCTGGTCCTGGTTGTGATGGCGGTGGCCGGTCTGATCTGGGTCAAGCGACAGGTACCCGCGGACGTGCAGAAGGAGCGTCTGATCTGCCGAGTACCGGTCTACGGGCTGTTCTACTTCCTCGACCGATCGGGAACCCCCACGCGGCGCGGCATTAACGTCGGCGATCCCTGGGAATACCG
The Planctomycetaceae bacterium genome window above contains:
- a CDS encoding HU family DNA-binding protein — its product is MTKKEIVKAISEELGLTQLKTKEIVQKTFDAIVETLVEDRRIELRNFGVFEVKKRAARKARNPRTGGQVEVPAKFVVTFKPGKEMEERVRLLEEAENAREKAAAEATQARERSSRLTSSTPPASGGIPAASHNGPGAVAFSGSSPPRPRGSDTGVGSYGS
- a CDS encoding serine hydrolase domain-containing protein gives rise to the protein MNRTALLILWILLFIGGQSLRADEPLPGLDDYVVSVMQERQVPGVGIAIVKDGGVLHSKGYGTTRIDGGEPVTSATPFPVASITKNFTATALAILVDEEKIAWDDPVVSHLPELRFCDDYRTQHTTIRDLVCHRTGLQRGDLLPCRNDVPAAEIVRRIRYLQPESGFRETVTYNNLAYYALGELIGRVSGTSWELFVSERVLKPLDMQQTSTSLQAPDGEPATFIHQFIDGETRAVQLSSPRTKIPSPAGSIRSTADDMAKWMLAAMTAGDNQAALLTAKTRRYMQTIHASIPVTWKTDGNPFAADFYGFGLGWEVMNYRGRKLCFHSGSTGTVCAVMPDEGIGVTILTTKEWSQLPGMLMYDVLDALLDGPNATWDQEHWAFWKKAETNPDTTRQRNLKEAEESRDPKREPELVPAKFAGQYACDLLGDLRITEVDGRLLLTL
- a CDS encoding ABC transporter ATP-binding protein — encoded protein: MKRNAVAGTGSLSIVTAECSFHLSPNSLEANDMQSQENVIEIRNLTKVYRDFWGRKKVEAVKSLSLDVKRGEVFGLLGPNGSGKTTTIKMLLGLLFPTSGDIRILGKSASDVEKNERIGYLPEESYLYRFLNADETLDFYGRLFKMSGAERASRSDELIKLVGLDKARRRQLKEYSKGMTRRIGLAQALINNPELVLLDEPTSGLDPIGTREMKDLILKLRDQGKTVVLCSHQLADVQDVSDRIAILFQGELKVLSDVTSLLELRDETEIRTSSLSDEAIAEVQAVLAKHNASEAAIRRPRADLEQLFLRTVRESGERPGRRFTAEEMSASGGAPQEEVAAGSDSRKS